In Monodelphis domestica isolate mMonDom1 chromosome 3, mMonDom1.pri, whole genome shotgun sequence, the following proteins share a genomic window:
- the CDC37 gene encoding hsp90 co-chaperone Cdc37, translating into MVDYSVWDHIEVSDDEDETHPNIDTASLFRWRHQARVERMEQFQKEKEELDKGCRECKRKVAECQRKLKELEVAEPKGGQAEVQRLQAEAQQLRKEEKSWEQKLDELRKKEKNMPWNVDTLSKDGFSKSVFNIKPDKEEDSEEQKEQKHKTFVEKYEKQIKHFGMLRRWDDSQKYLSENPHLVCEETANYLVIWCIDLEVEEKCALMEQVAHQTIVMQFILELAKSLKVDPRACFRQFFTKIKTADQQYMEGFTDELESFKERVRGRAKVRIEKAMKEYEEEERKKRLGPGGLDPVEVYEALPVELQKCFDIKDVQMLQDTISKMDPSEAKYHMQRCIDSGLWVPNAKAAGGHEKGEDEAPASDLVGEARKGRVEEEEKGNV; encoded by the exons ATGGTGGATTACAGCGTGTGGGACCACATCGAGGTGTCGGACGATGAGGACGAGACGCACCCTAACATCGACACGGCCAGCCTCTTCCGCTGGCGGCACCAG GCACGAGTAGAGCGCATGGAGCAGtttcagaaagaaaaggaggagctaGACAAAGGATGCAGGGAGTGTAAGCGGAAGGTGGCTGAATGTCAGCGGAAACTGAAGGAGCTGGAGGTGGCTGAACCTAAAGGTGGCCAAGCAGAGGTACAGCGACTCCAGGCAGAGGCCCAGCAACTGCGGAAGGAGGAGAAGAGCTGGGAGCAAAAGCTTGATGAACTGCGCAAGAAGGAGAAAAACATGCCCTGGAATGTAGACACGCTGAGCAAGGATGGCTTCAGCAAA AGTGTGTTCAATATTAAGCCAGACAAGGAGGAGGATTCTGAGGAGCAGAAAGAACAGAAGCACAAGACCTTTGTAGAGAAGTATGAGAAGCAGATTAAGCATTTTG GCATGCTTCGGCGCTGGGATGACAGCCAGAAGTACTTGTCTGAAAACCCACATCTGGTCTGCGAGGAGACTGCCAACTACCTGGTCATCTGGTGCATTGACCTGGAAGTAGAGGAG aAATGTGCCCTCATGGAGCAGGTGGCTCATCAGACAATTGTTATGCAATTCATTCTGGAATTAGCTAAGAGCTTAAAGGTGGATCCTCGAGCCTGCTTCAGGCAATTCTTCACAAAAATTAAG ACAGCTGACCAACAGTACATGGAAGGCTTCACAGATGAGCTGGAGTCCTTCAAAGAGCGGGTGAGAGGCCGTGCCAAGGTGCGAATTGAGAAGGCTATGAAGGAATATGAGGAAGAAGAACGGAAGAAACGACTGGGGCCTGGGGGCCTGGACCCTGTGGAGGTCTATGAGGCACTGCCTGTG GAGCTCCAGAAGTGCTTTGACATTAAGGATGTACAGATGCTACAAGACACCATCAGCAAAATGGACCCTTCG GAAGCAAAATATCACATGCAACGTTGCATCGACTCAGGCCTCTGGGTCCCCAATGCAAAGGCAGCCGGAGGGCACGAGAAAGGAGAGGATGAAGCCCCTGCTTCAGACCTTGTGGGTGAGGCCAGGAAGGGCAGGGtcgaagaggaagagaaagggaacgTCTGA